GGGACCTCTGGATCAACATACCTTTAGTCTGAAAGATGAACCATGTGATATTGTCTTTTCCGGTCTGGGGTGGGTAGCTGTAAAGGGGACGGGAGCCCGGCTGACAGCCTACGCCCCCAAAGGGGCAGGCGTCTATGTACGCCCCTCGATGATTTAGGCCCAATCTGTCCCTGTATTTAGTTTTACGTCAGTGGCTTAAGGAAAATGAGTATCTATGAGCTGGGAGAGGAGGAATGGGGGTGTCCGCATCACAAAAACAGTTATTCGGGTTGTTTGCCCACCCGGTTGGCCACAGCTTGTCTCCCGTCATGCACAACAGGGCTTTTCAAGCATTGGGGTTACCGTTTTATTATCATCCTTTTGATATTCCTCCTGAGCGCTTGCCGGAGGCGGTTGCCGGATTAAAAGCGCTGGGCATCAGGGGAATTAATGTGACCATTCCCCATAAGGAAAACATTGTTCCCCTGCTGGATGAGCTGGATCCCGAAGCGGAAGCGATTGGGGCAGTCAATACGGTTGTTTTGTCTGAAACAGGCCGGTTGACCGGGTATAATACAGATGGAGCCGGTTATGTGCAGTCGTTGCTTTCGGAGACAGGGATCAACTTGAAAGAGACAAACGTCCTGCTGTTGGGAGCCGGTGGCGCAGCAAAAGCGATTGCGGTCTATCTGATTAAACACGGCTGTGCCAGTTTGACCATTGCCAACCGGACGGAACACAAAGCCGAAACATTGGCGCACCATGTTCAGCGTTACGCCGCTCAGAGCCATGCTGGGAAAAGGAGTTCCTCACCCGTGCGGATTAATGTCCACAGCTGGTCCCAGCTGGACCGAGACGGGGTGAAGGCATACCAGCTGATCATCAATACCACGCCTGTCGGGATGTGGCCTAATGTGGGGCAGGTCCCTCTCGAACTGAAAGAACTTTCTCCGGGAACCATTGTCAGCGACATTGTTTACAATCCTCTGCAGACTGCGTTTTTAAAGGCGGCTGAACAACTTGGCGCACAGGTTCACCACGGGTTGGGCATGTTCATCTATCAGGGGGCGTTGGCCTTCAAACTGTTTACCGGGTATGAAGCCCCCCTTGAGGTCATGCGCAAGGTTGTGAAGGATCAGCTCAACTTATCGTCATCGCAAGGGAAATGAGATCGAAGGAGGGAAGAACATGCTAACCGGAAAACAAAAGCGTTATTTGCGTTCACTGGCCCACCATCTGAATCCTATTTTCCAGGTGGGCAAAGGGGGCGTCAACGACAATATGCTGCAGCAAATCAAGGATGCGCTTAAAGCCCGGGAACTGATTAAGGTATCCGTTTTACAAAACTGTGAGCAGGACAAACATGAGGTGGCTGAAGAGTTGGCCCAGGGCACCGGGGCTGAACTGGTTCAGGTTATCGGCAAACAGATTGTGCTGTACAAAGAGTCGGAGGAAAACAAGCAGATTGAGTTGCCGTAAAATTGGCCTCTTGGGCGGAACATTCGACCCGGTGCATCTTACCCATTTGCACATGGCTGAAGTGGCCCGGGATGAATGTCAATTGGATGAAGTCTGGTTTGTGCCTGCCAAGGTGCCCCCTCATAAGCAAGGATGCCCTATTACACCGGGAGAGACGAGGATTGAGATGCTTAAGCTGGCGCTGAAAGGTATTCCTTATTTCAAACTCTCTCTGGTTGAGTTCGAACGGGAAGGGCCGTCGTATACGATTGACACCGTTAAGCATTTGCAACGCCGTTATCCTGAGTGTCGCTTTTACTTCATTATTGGCGGAGACATGATAGCCGAACTGCCTGCATGGCACAAAATTG
This DNA window, taken from Caldalkalibacillus thermarum, encodes the following:
- the aroE gene encoding shikimate dehydrogenase produces the protein MGVSASQKQLFGLFAHPVGHSLSPVMHNRAFQALGLPFYYHPFDIPPERLPEAVAGLKALGIRGINVTIPHKENIVPLLDELDPEAEAIGAVNTVVLSETGRLTGYNTDGAGYVQSLLSETGINLKETNVLLLGAGGAAKAIAVYLIKHGCASLTIANRTEHKAETLAHHVQRYAAQSHAGKRSSSPVRINVHSWSQLDRDGVKAYQLIINTTPVGMWPNVGQVPLELKELSPGTIVSDIVYNPLQTAFLKAAEQLGAQVHHGLGMFIYQGALAFKLFTGYEAPLEVMRKVVKDQLNLSSSQGK
- the yhbY gene encoding ribosome assembly RNA-binding protein YhbY — its product is MLTGKQKRYLRSLAHHLNPIFQVGKGGVNDNMLQQIKDALKARELIKVSVLQNCEQDKHEVAEELAQGTGAELVQVIGKQIVLYKESEENKQIELP
- a CDS encoding nicotinate-nucleotide adenylyltransferase → MSCRKIGLLGGTFDPVHLTHLHMAEVARDECQLDEVWFVPAKVPPHKQGCPITPGETRIEMLKLALKGIPYFKLSLVEFEREGPSYTIDTVKHLQRRYPECRFYFIIGGDMIAELPAWHKIEELVQLVRFIGVGRPDVTRKISHPWARYVHQVEMIPSHLSSSLIRKRRQEGKSIRFLVPEPVYEYIERHGLYHTSGKYSRNKGE